The Polyangium mundeleinium genome contains the following window.
ATGGGCGGCGAGCCGCCGGACCCGCTCGTCGTGGAAGCCATCGCGAAGGGGCACGGCACGTGGTGGCCGCCGCCGGTCGATCTGCGCGCGATCGAGTTTCCGGTCTTCTCGATCATCGGAGAATTCGACAAGCCCTACTCCACCACTTCGCGGCTCAGGCGGGAGCTACCGGACCTCGAGGCCGTCATCGTGCCGGGTCGGACGCATCTGACGACGATCATCGACCCGATGCTCCGGGATCGCCTCTCGTCGTTCATCGACGCCCACGACGCGCCTTAGACGGCGGCGCGGCGCTCGTCGGTCGACGCCCCCCGACGTCACGCATCGCCGCGTCGAAGAGCGCCACGAGCTCGCACGCGGCCTCGCGCAGGTCGACCTTGTCCCCATAAGCGACCCGCTGAAGCAAGACGCAGTCGATCGCGCCGCGGATCGCGAGGGCCATGACGCGCGGCACGAACGTGCGGAATTCGCCCTCTTTCTGGCCCTGGCGCATGATGCCTTCCAAGAATTCGAGGCCCGGCTCGTGCGCACGAGCGTCGAAGGCAGGACGGCCCTCCGGCGTACGGAGGCCGTTCCAGATTTCGAGCAGCGCCGTGGCATGCGCCGCGTGCGTCTCCACGAACGCGATGCTGCCCTCGATGTAAACGCGCAGTTTGTCCGACGCGCGTTCCTCCTTCACCACCGCAGGCAGGACGAGCTTCGTGACGAGCGTCATCGTCTCGGCATGCACCTGGGCGATCAGGTCTTCTTTCCCGTCGAAGTAATACGAGATGACGCCCTTGCTGATCCCCGCCCGCTCGGCGATCGTCGCGAGCGACGCGTGCGCGTACCCGTGGCTGGCGAGCACGGCGATCGTGCACTCGATGATCTGAGCACGTCGCGCCTCCTCGATGAAGGTGCGCCGCTCGCCATGGGGCTTCCCTGCCGATGCCATCGGCAGATTGCTCGCACGTCGCCGGCGGGATCGTCAAACGGAAGCGGCGCCGGCTCGCTCTTGGACGCGTTCGGAGGGGCGGAGTCCGAGGGCAGAGAGACCACGCGGTAGGCTTTGGGAGGTTTTCCTGCCGCCGGATCAGCTCACGGCATGGGGGACATCGCCGTCGCGACCTCTCCGCAGCTCCAATCGGTTTCGAGCGGAGCGCAGTTTTCCAGGACGGGAAGCTCGGAGCAGGCGCCCGGCTGGCAGGTTGCAGGCGGCGTCGCCACGTCGCACAACTCGTGCGCGCCGAGCTCCCAGGGAATCGTCTCGCAGGGGGCGTCTAGGCAACTGCGCGTTCGGCTTTGGACGAGCGCCTTGCCGTCACCCAGGAGCAACGTGAGCTTGTCGCCCATCCAATTGCCGGGGCCCGGCCGATCGTGCACTTCGAGCGCTCCGCTCCCGCCTTCGAGCCAGAGTTCACCCGCGCACCCCAGCGTTTCCGGTCCGCCGCTACTACAGTCGGCAATGGAGAGGTGAATGCAGTAGGCAGGGCAGGTGAGCTGCACGCCGCAAGCGAAAAGATCGACGTGTGCAGGGACGTTGTTCGGTGGGTCGGCGTCGATTTCACTGTCGCACGCGACCAAGCCAAGGGTCAGGACCAAGGAGAGGGCGCCAAGAAGGAGAGAGCGGGGAGAAAAAGCGGAACGTGTCATCGTGCGCCGGCCCCAGGCACGAACTGTGCCAATCGAAAACACGAAGTAAGTCGGTGTTTTGATGCGTGTGTGCCAGGTGCGGAGCTGGTGTTTGGCTCAGTTGGGCACAATATGTGTCGTGCAACGGAAAGCGAGGACGCCTGTACGACGTCTCCTCCGTTCAGGCCGAGACGGCGGAGGACGGTTGCGAGGGTTGGGGCACCGACAGGCGCGTGTTCACGAGCGCGAGAATTTCCCGGACCCGCGCGTCGGACAGGGTCGACAACGCTTCCCCGACATACCATTCGATCGAGCTCTGATCCGGCAAGGCGGCATGTCTCGCGCCGCCGAACAGCCAGATGCCGTGTTCCGATGCCAGCTCGTTGCGTATCTCGGTCAGGCGCTCGCGGCCGACCGGGAAATACACATGCAGCATGTTGACGTGCGGCCGCGCCGGATTGACGCGCAGTTGCGGGAAATCGCGCAGGACGTCATACAGCCCTTGGGTGCGTTCGAGGTAAGCAGGCATCTTCGCCAGCCGCTCATCGAAGCGCATCGCCGCCGACACGACATAGGGTGAGCGGCGATAGACGTTTCCGCCCATGCGTTTCATCCACGTATCGGCCTTCGCGACGAAATCCGCGCTGCCGAGCAGCATCGCGCCCCCATGCGCGCCGATGCCCTTGTAAAACGAAACGTAGACCGAATCGAAGCCTTGTGCGATCTCCTTCAGCGAGCGCTTGTAGCCGGCCGAGGCTTCCCACAATCTCGCGCCGTCCATGTGGAGGTGGATGTTCCGTTGCCGGCAATATGCCTTGAGTGCTTCGAGTTCCGCCCAGCTCGGCAACTGTCCGCCGATCTCGCGCATCGGCAATTCATAGAGTGCCGCGCCGATCCGGTCGGGCCAGACCTGGAGGTCGTCGACGGTCCAGGTGCGGAAAGGATCTCCGACGTGCAGCGACTTGAAATGGTCGAGCAATTGATGGTTGCCGCGCTCGTGCAGCAGCACGTGCGCGGTCGGATGCAGCGCGACCAGCTTGCTGCCGGCGGCTTCACAGGCGAGCCGTAAGGCAACGGATTGCACCATGGTGCCAGTGATGCAGAAGACGGCCTTTTCGAAGCCGAGCAGATCGGCCATTTTCCTTTCGAAGCCCTGCACCAACGCGCCCTCGCCGTAGGCGTCATGGGCGATGTCGTTGGCTTCGCACCAGCGCGCCATGGCGGCGAAGTCCTCGGCGGCCGTGGTCGGCTTTTCTCCCGAGAAAAACGTGTGGCAACGCTGTCGCAGTTCCATGGGGTTCATGCGGAGCCTCCGGTCGTCGCAGTTCGATGCAAGAGTGTACCTGACGCACGGCCGTTGGCGAAAGAGGCGGTGAGCCGAAGCCGGAGAGGCGGCGTGTCTGCCGCCCCTCCAGCCTCCTCGTTCACGCCGGCAGGAGCCCCGGGGCCTTTTCCAAACGCCTGACGAAGCCGAGGACGACGACGGCCATGAGCGTGCAATAGGCCGAAAGCGGCCATGCCGTATCCCCAGGCAGGAGAACGACGAGCGTCGTTCCGACGATCCCCACGACGAGGCTCTCGATGCAGTAATACAGCGCAGTCGCAGTGCCGGCGACGTGGCCGAAGCGCTGGAGCGCGCCATTCGCCGTCACCGAGCTGGTGAACACGATGCCGATCGCGATGATCCACATGGGCGGGACGAACGTCCAGAAGGACGGAGCGGCCGTCACCTGCCCGACGACCAGCAATGCGGCCCCCAGGAGCAGCATTCCCATTCCGCGGACGAGACTTCCGGCCCTTCCCCACCGCGCCACGAATCGTTTGGCGAACCGAGCCGTCGCGATCATGACGAGCGCGACCGTGGCAAAGAGGAGACTGAAGGCGAGCTGCGAGAAGCCGGCCCGATCGATCAGGACGCGTGACGCCGTCGAGAAGAAGACGAAGAACGCGCCCATTGCCGCGCTGAAGCCGAGCGTGTAGGTCCAGAACGAGGCGTCCGCGAGGATCTCACCAAAGGCCGCGTGTGGCTTCGACGCGTTCACGGGCCGGGTCTCGTGCCACCTTGGAGCCGCATGCAATGCCGCCGCGGTGGCGGCGACGCCGAGCGCGAGGAAGATCGCGCGCCACCCGAAATGGTCCGCGAGCAGAGCGCCGAGCACGGGCCCGAGCGCGGGGACGAACGCGAGCATCGATCCGAACAGGCTGTAGATCATCGCCCCCTCGGGACGCTCCGCATAAACGTCGCGTACCGTCGCGAAGGTCGCGACGAGCGCGGCGGCCGCGCCCAGCGCTTGAAGAACGCGGAGCGCGATGAACCATGCAGCGGCTCCGGTGCCCGCAAGCAGATACGACGCGGCAGCAAACAAGGCCGCGCCGCCGAGCAGGACTGGCCGTCGACCCATTCTGTCCGAAATGGGCCCGAACACGAGTTGTCCCGCGCCCAGGACGACCATGTAGAGGCTCAATGTGAGCTGAACGATTGCCGGCGACGTGCCGAGGATGCCGGGCATGATCGGCACCACGGGCAGGTAGACATCCATGGCCAGCGAGGCCAACAGATCGAAGGGGGCCATCAGCAGCAGCGCTGCGGACAGCGAAACATTCCAATTCGAGGTTCTTGTTCGAGGCACGACGATACACCCGCGCAAATGGTGGACATTCGGCGGCGATCTGCCTCCAGGACGGCATGCGTCGAGCGATCGAGAGCAGATGGCCGCAGCAACGATTTCAGGGGTTGCTGCGGCTCACTCGTCTGCGGACTGGGTTGTCTCCATGCTTGCGTCCTGACCCTGCCTTCGTGGCAGGCGACGAAAGGATGACGGGCACCGAGCCGTCCGTCGAGGACCACGAAGCAAGACGCAGGGGGCCCGGCGGCGCGGGCAGGGGGGACCGCGCCGCGCCGAGCCGTGCTCCTGCGGCTCGTGCTGCTCGGCGTCGCGCCTGCTCTTGACACGGTGCGCGGGAACATCCTAGTGTTGAAAATGATAATGAGTATCGTTTTCACTTCAGCAGAAAAGGCCGTTCCGATGAAGAATGTGGGGTCTGTCACTTCCTTGCGGCTCTCCGCCGGCATGCTCGCCCTGGCCCTGGCCACGGGTTGTGGCGGCTCGGAGGGGCAAAACGGCGACGACAACGGGCCGCTGTACGCCATCACCACGCAGCTGCTCATCGCCGATCCGGTGGACAGCTACGTCATCGTGACGAACCAGGCGGAGCAGACGGCGTCGCTCTCTCTGGACAACGCCGTCCGGGTGACGGGCCGTGCGCTCGGCGTGGGCATTCCCAAGTCAGGCGCGGTTTATGTCGTGAGCGACGACAGCGCGACGGTGACCCGCTACACGCTCACCAGCACGGGGGGGCTGGAGCCGACGGGCACCGTGAGCTTCGACAGCCTGGGGGTGACGTCACTCGGGGAGTACCAGGCGAACTTCCAGTTCATCTCGGAGACCAAGGCCTACTTCTTCGATGGGGCCACTGCACAGGTCGTGATCTGGAATCCCGAGGAGATGAAGGTCACGGGTCACATCGCGCTCGATGCGTTGATGATTCCGGATACGGTCATGGCCTTCTCGGGCGCAGCCATCCGACTGGACGGTCAGGTCCTCATGCCCGTGGGTTGGCGTCCCGTTTCGGGCGTGGGCATCACCCCCAAGGCGGGCGTGGTTTCCATCGACACGGCGACCGATGAGCCCACCATCGCGACAGACGATCGATGTGGGTACACGCATGACGCCGCCGTTGGCCCCGACGGCAAGGTGTACGTCGCGACGGAGGCATATGGAGCGGCGGTGCGCCGCGTGGTGGGCGAGGAAGCGCCCGCGCCGTGCCTGCTCAGGTTCGATCCCGAGACCCGCACCTTCGACCCCGCCTTCTACCGGACGCTCGACGGGCTGGTGGGCGGTGGCACCGCGGGCACGCTCGTCCCAGGCCCGGAGGGGACGGCGTACGTGCGCGTGCTCGATGAGACCATTGCCCCGGTCGTGGAAGGCACCCATCCCCGCACCATTGCGAGCGGGACGGGCTGGCAGTGGTGGGAGCTCGAGTTCGACACGCTGACCGCGACGCACAAGGCCAGCTTCCCGGCGACCTCGGGCAGCGTCTTTCTCTTCGAGTCGCAGAACCAGACCCTCTACACCGAGTTTGGCGAGGGCGCCACGTCCACCACCCTGCGGGTGCTGGAGGACAATGGCAAGCCCACGGTGACCACGCAGGGACTCTCCTTCTCCTTCCTCCAGCTTCGCTAGCGCGGCTGCAAAAGCAACACCGGCTCTCATCCCTCCTTGGAGATTCGATGCATCCTTTGTTCCGTGTCGTAGGTGTATTCGCCGTTTTGGCGTTGGGGTCGTCTCCTGCTCTTGCCGCCAGCGCGGGCATCACGGGGCAGTCCGGCAAGAAGGGCGCGACGTGCATCACGTGCCATAAGGGCGGAGAGCCTTGCACCGTGGAGTTCGAGGGCCCCACGACCCTGGCGCCGGGGGCCACGGGCCAGTACAGCTTCGTCATCCGGGGGGGCGCCGCAAAGACGGGAGGGGTGGACATCTCCGTGGACAACGCGGAGGCCAGCCTGGAGACCGCCAGCAGCGGGATGAAGAAGCTCGGCGCCGAGTTGACGCATTCCGCCCCGCAGCCTTTTCATGCCGACGAGCTGCGCTTCGACTTCTCGCTCGTCGCGCCCGCGACCGATGTTACTCTCACGCTCTTCGGGGCCGGCAATTCCTCGAATGCGGACCTCCTCCCGGAGGGGGACAGGGCCGCAGCGACGAAGCTGACGGTGAGGGTGGGCGAGGGTTCGCCCGTCGATGAGCCAGACGGCGAGAACGACAGCGGTGGCGGGTGCGGCACTGCTGGGAGCGCGCCCGTGTGGGGCCTCGTGATGGTACGCCTGGCGTCGTTCCGGCGCCGCCGCCCGCAGCGGTGAGAGGTGGACCGGCCCTGTTTCCCCCATCCACTCGTAGGAACTTGAACCCCGGCCTTTCGAGCCGGGGGTTCAATCGTTCTTTTGCTCGTCGAAGCCGAGCACGCGCATCCCGAACGAGGTCGCGAGGAGGATCGCCGTATCGAGCGGGACGCGGGCGCCCTTCACCTTGTTCTTCGCCGGATCGACGAACAGATCCGAGGAGCGGGGGAATTGCGCGTTGCGAAGGTCGCAACCGTCGAAACGTGTCCCCCCAAAACGGCACTCCTCGAACACGGCGTCGGTGAAGTCCATCGACGCGAAGACCGACTCGGTGATGCCGCATCGGGTGAAGCGCGTCTTGCGCAGCGCGAGCGAGTCCATCACGGTATATCGGAGGTCGCAGTCCTCGAACGACAGGTCGGGGAACTTGGCGATCTTCGTCCAGTTGACCCCAATCAGCTTGCAAGAGGTGAACGTCACGCCTCGCAGCGAGAGCATGGTGGGGTCGATCCGACTCAAATCGCATTCTTCGAATACGCAGCCCTCGAGCCGCGTCCGCGTCCATCGGCTCTCGCCGAGCTTGCAGCGTCGAAATACGCAGTAGGAGAACTCGCGATCCCTGAGGTCCGCTCGTTCGAGCGTGAGCTTGTCGAACGTTTCGCTGTCGAACGAATTTTTACCTTCAAAGGGACTCATGGTCTCCACCGGCGTGCGCGTTGAGGGTAGCGAGCCGCTGCTTGTTGTTGAATATGAGTTTAAATGACGGGTTGTGTGCTTGCGTGAAGCCCAACCCGTATTGGGCAATGCTACTTGGCAAGCGTGCGAGGTGTCAAGTCGACGCGGAAGGTTTGACCTGCACCCGGCCGACGCCTCCAACCCATCGGAGCAGGATTTTGCTGCTGCGCCGGACCGAACAACACGTCGCCCTCGCTGCCGTCTCATGGCATGATGAACGAATGCGAAACGCTTACCATACCTTCCTCCTTGGTATCCTCGCTGCGCTCCCCGCCTGTGCGAACACCGAGAGCACCGCCTGCATGGAGATCGCTCCCAACCAGCGCACCTGCCCCGCGGCTGCCGAGGTGGATCCCGAAGATCTCACCGTCAAGGATTGCGGGGTCGAGGTGGCCGAGGTGATCGGTCAGGGCACGCGGGTGGAGCAGGTGCCGTTCAACGGTGTGCCGCCCGAGCCCATGCCCGGCTGTTGTTATCCGGTCCTGGAAACCGAGCCGAGCTGTAACTATGGACGCCCCTTGAAGATTGCGGCGCAGGCCTTGCGATCGAGCCTCGTGGAAGACCCGACCTGGGCGGCGAGCCTCGTCCTTCGCCCGCTCTCGACGGAGGCCCGGCATGCGCTGGCCGAAAGGTGGTGCCGTTCGGCGCTGGACGAGCACGCATCCATTGCAGCGTTCAGCCGTGTGGCTTTGGATCTGCTCCGGCTCGGGGCGCCGCCCGAGCTGATCGAGCAAGCCCACGTCGCCGCTCTGGACGAGGTTCGCCATGCCAGACAGGGATTCGCCATTGCCTCGGCGTTGATGGAATCGCCGGTGGGCCCGGGGGCGTTCCCGCTCGGCATGGAAGTGCCCCTCTCGGCGGGGCTCGCGGAGGTCGCGGCGGAGGCCGCGGAGGACGGCTGCATCGGCGAAGCGGTGGCCTCCCTCCTGGCCCGCGAGGCTGCGGCGATTTGCAACGAACCCGAGATTCGCGCGGTTCTCTTGGGAATCGCGGAGGACGAGGAGCGGCACTCTCTGCTCGGATGGCGCACCGTGGCTTGGGCCTTGCGTGTCGGAGGTCCCGACGTGAGGGAGGCTGTCGAAAACGTATTTGCTCGGGCGGCTCGAATGGGCGTCGCGGTCCCGCTCGCGGGGGATTGTGACGACCCCGCGGTGCTGGCCCAGGTGGGGCTGCTCGATCGCGAGGCTTCTCGCCGGACGGCGCGGCGGGCATTGGCGGAGGTCCTTCTCCCGGCGGCCCGCGCACTCCTTGGCAGCGCGGCGGACATGCAGAACCAGTTCGCGGGCGTGTAGTGGCCTGACCCGTCGCTCGCTCGAGCCGACGTCCCTCGGCAAGCCTCCACGTTCGCCGCAAAGGGGAATGAGCATGGTGGTCGACCTGTCCTTGCTCGTCATTCGCACCTCCGACATCGATGCGGCCAAACGCTTCTACGAAGCCCTTGGTCTCCTCTGGCGAGAGGAGCGGCATGAGGGCGGGCCAAGACATGACTCGTGTCGGGTCGGAGCGACGTTGCTCGAACTGTATCCGGCCAAGGAGGCGCCGCGTGGGCGTATGCGATTGGGCTTCCGCGTGGACGATCCAGCACGAGCTGCAGAGGCCGCCATCGCAGCGGGCGGCCGATGGCGTCGTGACGCGCATCCTGGGGCAGGAATCATCCTCCAAGACCCCGATGGGAACGATGTCGAGCTGGCTGTACCGAGCGAGCACGAGGCGCTCGGCTGATCTGGTTCATTCCCCAGCCGGCTCCGCCAAGACGTCGAGCCTCGCTTCGAGCGACTGCATATCGAAGTACTCCTTGCTCGGTGTCAGCGTCACATGCAGGAGCGTCACCGTGAACCGGAGCTGCCCGGCCTTCACCGAACGCTCGGCGCACATGGCCATCTCGCTCGCGTCGAACTCGATCACGCTCTGCACGAGCGCCGAGTTCGGATCGTGCACGTCTTCGAGCCCCGCGACCATGATTTGCACGTCCGGCGCATACGAATGATCCGACGCCCCATTGTACGCCTGCCCTTTCCAGTTGAAGAAGTAGGCATATCCAACGGGATGACCTTCGATGGACTCGATGGTCGCCGTGTCGCCCGTGCAACAAAAGGGCCCGATGTAACCATTCTCGTTCGGTGTCGCTTCGTCGGGTAGCAGGAACGTCGACTGGACGAGCGACGCGTCCAGCCCTTCCGGGCCGGGGCAATCACCGGGCTCCTCGCCGAGCGGCTCGCCCTCACAGCCGAAGATCAACGCAGACAAACCAACCAAGCACCACGTTGCAAAGCGCATGACCCATGCCGATGCATGACATGTGCCAGGGATGTACTGCGCGATCCCACGAGGAAAACACGCGCAAAGCGTCGAATGCGCGACAAGATGTCATTCGCCACAAGAATATGCGACAGGTTGTCTCGGCAACCACCCGAGATCCGTGCATCGTGACGAAACGCTCGCTCTCCAAGCGGTAGGC
Protein-coding sequences here:
- a CDS encoding MxcI protein, translated to MLLRLVLLGVAPALDTVRGNILVLKMIMSIVFTSAEKAVPMKNVGSVTSLRLSAGMLALALATGCGGSEGQNGDDNGPLYAITTQLLIADPVDSYVIVTNQAEQTASLSLDNAVRVTGRALGVGIPKSGAVYVVSDDSATVTRYTLTSTGGLEPTGTVSFDSLGVTSLGEYQANFQFISETKAYFFDGATAQVVIWNPEEMKVTGHIALDALMIPDTVMAFSGAAIRLDGQVLMPVGWRPVSGVGITPKAGVVSIDTATDEPTIATDDRCGYTHDAAVGPDGKVYVATEAYGAAVRRVVGEEAPAPCLLRFDPETRTFDPAFYRTLDGLVGGGTAGTLVPGPEGTAYVRVLDETIAPVVEGTHPRTIASGTGWQWWELEFDTLTATHKASFPATSGSVFLFESQNQTLYTEFGEGATSTTLRVLEDNGKPTVTTQGLSFSFLQLR
- the cml gene encoding CmlA/FloR family chloramphenicol efflux MFS transporter, producing MPRTRTSNWNVSLSAALLLMAPFDLLASLAMDVYLPVVPIMPGILGTSPAIVQLTLSLYMVVLGAGQLVFGPISDRMGRRPVLLGGAALFAAASYLLAGTGAAAWFIALRVLQALGAAAALVATFATVRDVYAERPEGAMIYSLFGSMLAFVPALGPVLGALLADHFGWRAIFLALGVAATAAALHAAPRWHETRPVNASKPHAAFGEILADASFWTYTLGFSAAMGAFFVFFSTASRVLIDRAGFSQLAFSLLFATVALVMIATARFAKRFVARWGRAGSLVRGMGMLLLGAALLVVGQVTAAPSFWTFVPPMWIIAIGIVFTSSVTANGALQRFGHVAGTATALYYCIESLVVGIVGTTLVVLLPGDTAWPLSAYCTLMAVVVLGFVRRLEKAPGLLPA
- a CDS encoding TetR/AcrR family transcriptional regulator translates to MASAGKPHGERRTFIEEARRAQIIECTIAVLASHGYAHASLATIAERAGISKGVISYYFDGKEDLIAQVHAETMTLVTKLVLPAVVKEERASDKLRVYIEGSIAFVETHAAHATALLEIWNGLRTPEGRPAFDARAHEPGLEFLEGIMRQGQKEGEFRTFVPRVMALAIRGAIDCVLLQRVAYGDKVDLREAACELVALFDAAMRDVGGRRPTSAAPPSKARRGRR
- a CDS encoding threonine aldolase family protein, coding for MNPMELRQRCHTFFSGEKPTTAAEDFAAMARWCEANDIAHDAYGEGALVQGFERKMADLLGFEKAVFCITGTMVQSVALRLACEAAGSKLVALHPTAHVLLHERGNHQLLDHFKSLHVGDPFRTWTVDDLQVWPDRIGAALYELPMREIGGQLPSWAELEALKAYCRQRNIHLHMDGARLWEASAGYKRSLKEIAQGFDSVYVSFYKGIGAHGGAMLLGSADFVAKADTWMKRMGGNVYRRSPYVVSAAMRFDERLAKMPAYLERTQGLYDVLRDFPQLRVNPARPHVNMLHVYFPVGRERLTEIRNELASEHGIWLFGGARHAALPDQSSIEWYVGEALSTLSDARVREILALVNTRLSVPQPSQPSSAVSA
- a CDS encoding pentapeptide repeat-containing protein — translated: MSPFEGKNSFDSETFDKLTLERADLRDREFSYCVFRRCKLGESRWTRTRLEGCVFEECDLSRIDPTMLSLRGVTFTSCKLIGVNWTKIAKFPDLSFEDCDLRYTVMDSLALRKTRFTRCGITESVFASMDFTDAVFEECRFGGTRFDGCDLRNAQFPRSSDLFVDPAKNKVKGARVPLDTAILLATSFGMRVLGFDEQKND
- a CDS encoding ferritin-like domain-containing protein, translating into MRNAYHTFLLGILAALPACANTESTACMEIAPNQRTCPAAAEVDPEDLTVKDCGVEVAEVIGQGTRVEQVPFNGVPPEPMPGCCYPVLETEPSCNYGRPLKIAAQALRSSLVEDPTWAASLVLRPLSTEARHALAERWCRSALDEHASIAAFSRVALDLLRLGAPPELIEQAHVAALDEVRHARQGFAIASALMESPVGPGAFPLGMEVPLSAGLAEVAAEAAEDGCIGEAVASLLAREAAAICNEPEIRAVLLGIAEDEERHSLLGWRTVAWALRVGGPDVREAVENVFARAARMGVAVPLAGDCDDPAVLAQVGLLDREASRRTARRALAEVLLPAARALLGSAADMQNQFAGV
- a CDS encoding VOC family protein produces the protein MVVDLSLLVIRTSDIDAAKRFYEALGLLWREERHEGGPRHDSCRVGATLLELYPAKEAPRGRMRLGFRVDDPARAAEAAIAAGGRWRRDAHPGAGIILQDPDGNDVELAVPSEHEALG
- a CDS encoding MXAN_6652 family MXYO-CTERM-anchored protein, with the translated sequence MHPLFRVVGVFAVLALGSSPALAASAGITGQSGKKGATCITCHKGGEPCTVEFEGPTTLAPGATGQYSFVIRGGAAKTGGVDISVDNAEASLETASSGMKKLGAELTHSAPQPFHADELRFDFSLVAPATDVTLTLFGAGNSSNADLLPEGDRAAATKLTVRVGEGSPVDEPDGENDSGGGCGTAGSAPVWGLVMVRLASFRRRRPQR